From one Lotus japonicus ecotype B-129 chromosome 3, LjGifu_v1.2 genomic stretch:
- the LOC130744206 gene encoding uncharacterized protein LOC130744206 encodes MYNLPSVDEVADLIVGDFDCSGCGRDIILRTHGGSFQRITEDHASFLPLQYPLIFPYGEDGYSDNIKFRSTTDDEISRKTKHISLRELSFLRYNQDTIRNHFLSGIEEAIGRGDTNSSTIGQRIILPASFIGGLRYMFNNYIACRVFHMKLDQIMADFKKGNFFGKVIAGMYTIEFQKRGLPRAHILLWLHDDDKLNSLEMIDFVISAELPDPILYPKLYGVVSNYMVHGPCGVSGNQSPCMKNGRCSKLFPKKYEAVTSFDSDGYPVYRRRNTGVTTTRRGVQLDNQFVVPYNPKLLIKYRAHIDIKYYNKSNSIKYLFKYINKGVDRVTMSMAVGGIRSREKCDVDVDEIKQYYDCRYLSPCDSVVIFNDDELIEDVLARNKGKAIMFITWMEENKKYIEGKMLKYDEYLESFVYEDDKKEWRPRKSGFSIGIINFVPPGMLSDDREFIGWLRELSIIASGRL; translated from the exons ATGTACAATCTACCAAGTGTTGATGAGGTTGCGGATTTGATCGTTGGTGATTTTGATTGTTCCGGTTGTGGTCGTGATATTATCCTGCGCACACATGGTGGTTCTTTCCAAAGAATTACCGAAGATCATGCGTCATTTCTTCCTCTACAATACCCTTTAATTTTCCCATATGGTGAAGATGGGTACAGTGATAACATCAAATTCCGCTCAACTACAGATGATGAGATATCCCGAAAAACAAAACATATTTCTTTAAGAGA ATTGTCCTTCTTACGCTACAACCAGGACACAATTCGAAACCATTTTCTTTCTGGAATAGAAGAAGCAATTGGCCGTGGTGACACCAATTCTTCTACAATAGGGCAAAGGATTATCCTTCCAGCATCATTTATTGGTGGTCTTCGTTACATGTTTAATAATT ATATAGCATGCCGGGTATTTCACATGAAGTTAGATCAGATCATGGCAGATTTCAAGAAGGGAAACTTCTTTGGAAAAGTAATTGCAG GAATGTACACCATAGAGTTTCAGAAGAGAGGTTTACCGCGTGCCCATATTTTGTTATGGCTTCATGATGATGACAAATTGAATTCACTTGAGATGATTGATTTTGTCATTAGCGCTGAACTACCAGATCCAATACTATATCCAAAGTTGTACGGGGTTGTTTCCAATTATATGGTTCATGGACCATGTGGTGTTAGCGGGAATCAATCACCTTGCATGAAGAATGGTCGTTGTTCAAAGTTATTTCCTAAAAAATATGAAGCAGTTACGTCTTTTGATAGTGATGGGTATCCCGTGTATAGAAGAAGAAACACAGGTGTTACAACCACTAGAAGAGGAGTACAATTGGATAATCAGTTTGTTGTTCCCTACAATCCAAAGTTGCTCATAAAATATCGGGCTCACATCGACATTAAGTACTACAATAAATCAAATTCCATTAAATACTTATTCAAGTATATTAATAAGGGAGTTGATAGGGTTACCATGTCTATGGCTGTTGGTGGAATTCGTAGTAGAGaaaaatgtgatgttgatgttgatgaGATCAAACAATACTATGATTGCAGATATCTTTCTCCTTGTGACTCT GTTGTCATCTTCAACGATGATGAACTTATTGAAGATGTGCTCGCAAGAAACAAAGGAAAGGCGATCATGTTTATTACTTGGATGgaagaaaataagaaatatattgaagGAAAAATGTTGAAATATGATGAGTATCTAGAGTCATTTGTCTATGAAGATGACAAAAAGGAGTGGCGTCCGAGAAAAAGTGGATTTAGCATTGGAATAATTAACTTTGTACCTCCAG GTATGCTCAGTGATGACCGCGAGTTCATTGGATGGTTAAGGGAGTTGTCGATTATAGCATCCGGTCGATTATAG
- the LOC130742933 gene encoding fatty-acid-binding protein 3, chloroplastic, which produces MLGAEVAAATFSPLSLWLLAPPTHSTRTTLLLPKTITNSTPRPLHFSFHKTCRTTRHAHFVAQALSSSSVSNAEYVEEPATNVKFQTSLSFLGCSDSLTLYGTGYREKVFAIIGVKVYAAGLYLNKSITSELNAWNGQSKAAVQADSSLFKTIFQSSLEKLLQIILVRDVDGKTFWDALSDAISPRIAEPTSADETALTTFRNVFLDRPLKKGTFIFLTWLNPSRLLVSVSSDGLPSNVDATIESANVTCALFDVFLGDSPVSPSLKASVAEGLSKALK; this is translated from the exons ATGCTTGGAGCTGAAGTAGCAGCTGCAACTTTCTCACCACTGTCACTGTGGCTGCTTGCACCACCCACCCATTCCACTAGAACAACGCTGCTTCTTCCCAAAACAATCACAAATTCAACACCTCGCCCTCTGCATTTCTCTTTTCACAAGACCTGTAGAACTACAAGACACGCCCATTTCGTTGCACAagccctttcttcttcttccg TTTCAAATGCTGAATACGTGGAGGAACCAGCTACAAATGTGAAATTTCAGACATCTTTGAGTTTTCTGGGTTGCTCAGATTCATTAACTTTGTACGGAACTG GATACAGAGAGAAAGTTTTTGCGATTATTGGCGTTAAGGTCTATGCTGCAGGACTGTATCTCAATAAATCTATCACAAGTGAGTTGAATGCTTGGAATGGGCAATCAAAAGCTGCAGTTCAAGCAGATTCTTCCTTGTTCAAGACCATTTTCCAAT CTTCACTTGAAAAATTATTGCAAATCATTCTTGTCAGAGACGTTGATGGTAAAACTTTCTGGGATGCCTTAAGTGATGCCATATCACCAAGAATTGCAGAACCCACAAGTGCAGATGAAACTGCTTTGACCACTTTCCGTAACGTCTTTCTTGATCGccctcttaagaaaggaactttcatATTTTTAACCTGGTTGAACCCTTCTAGATTACTT GTTTCTGTCTCCTCAGATGGGCTTCCATCTAATGTGGATGCTACAATTGAATCTGCCAATGTGACTTGTGCTCTTTTTGATGTGTTCCTTGGAGATAGTCCTGTTTCACCCTCCTTGAAAGCTTCAGTGGCTGAAGGATTATCAAAAGCACTCAAGTGA
- the LOC130744207 gene encoding uncharacterized protein LOC130744207 — translation MTNPVNVWEQTWKILAIGIVYELRKLHNNSEFEVEDNRFKYLCMLEIEKVLLANGKSLKAFHVQGSPKAELLLAASLIIWDEAPMVNKYAFEALDRMLRDIMRFQGLENSEKPFGGKVVVLGGDFRQILLVIPKGSRANIVMSTINSSRLWRFCKVLTLTKNMRLFSNTNNEFSSDLHEFAQWVLDIGDGNLGDHDDGESNVLVAEDLVLNQSSNPIADIVYSTYPNIIENIHSVR, via the exons ATGACCAATCCAGTAAATGTTTGGGAACAGACTTGGAAGATTCTTGCGATTGGCATTGTGTATGAGTTGAGGAAACTACATAACAATTCAG aaTTCGAAGTGGAGGATAATAGATTCAAATATCTTTGCATGTTGGAAATTGAGAAAGTGCTTTTAGCTAATGGGAAATCGTTGAAGGCCTTCCACG TGCAAGGTAGCCCTAAGGCTGAGCTACTTCTGGCAGCAAGTCTTATCATATGGGATGAGGCTCCCATGGTGAACAAGTATGCTTTTGAGGCACTTGATAGGATGTTAAGAGACATTATGAGGTTCCAAGGGTTGGAAAATTCAGAAAAACCTTTTGGTGGAAAGGTAGTTGTTTTAGGAGGagattttagacaaatacttcTTGTTATTCCCAAAGGAAGTAGAGCAAATATAGTTATGTCTACTATTAACTCCTCTAGGTTGTGGCGATTCTGTAAGGTCCTTACACTAACTAAAAACATGAGGTTGTTCTCCAACACAAATAATGAATTTTCGAGTGATCTTCATGAGTTTGCTCAATGGGTACTTGACATTGGTGATGGAAACTTGGGAGATCATGATGATGGTGAGTCCAATGTCTTGGTTGCTGAAGACTTGGTTCTTAATCAATCTTCTAATCCAATTGCTGATATTGTTTATTCCACGTATCCCAACATAATTGAGAATATCCACTCTGT